One window from the genome of Leuconostoc suionicum encodes:
- a CDS encoding peptidoglycan-binding protein LysM, protein MNDFDPNNMSRSKRPKKDKLEPKFSRKSDSKSPNKGFRVLLVVLALAIISFVPVYGMITNQKSSKPQTAVSSSTKRSSTTKSTSSESSESSSSESSVSSSSEEESVSSSEAASSEEAASSSSTETAESSSASSSSTTTTAVLGTSQTLYNFAVTHGMTTSQVIALNPGLTVDNYTQYAGTALNIQ, encoded by the coding sequence ATGAACGATTTTGACCCAAACAACATGAGCCGATCAAAGCGGCCCAAAAAAGATAAACTCGAACCAAAATTTTCTCGAAAGTCAGATTCAAAATCCCCGAATAAAGGGTTTCGTGTTCTGCTTGTTGTATTAGCGCTTGCAATTATATCTTTTGTGCCTGTGTATGGCATGATTACTAACCAAAAATCATCCAAGCCACAAACGGCTGTTTCATCAAGTACAAAGCGTTCATCAACTACTAAATCTACATCATCTGAGTCTTCTGAATCATCATCATCCGAGTCAAGTGTATCAAGTTCTTCTGAAGAAGAATCAGTAAGTAGCAGTGAAGCCGCTTCAAGTGAGGAAGCTGCTAGTTCATCTTCTACTGAGACGGCTGAATCCAGTTCAGCATCAAGTAGTTCCACAACCACCACTGCAGTTTTGGGTACTAGTCAAACATTGTATAATTTTGCAGTTACACACGGGATGACAACTAGCCAAGTTATTGCATTAAATCCAGGGTTAACAGTTGACAATTACACACAGTATGCTGGTACTGCACTAAACATTCAGTAA
- a CDS encoding pseudouridine synthase, which translates to MSEEAQRLQKIIAQAGLASRRGAEELIIKGRVQVNGQTVTELGTKVTANDKVQVDGAPIEGREKLVYYLLNKPRGVVTTNDDEKGRRTVLDILEDVDQRVYPVGRLDYDTTGVLLLTNDGVVANQLMHPKTKVDKTYVAKVEGIATEEKLAPLKRGVVLKGRKTAPARVSIERIEPTKRTSMVRLTIHEGRNHQVKNMLAKVGLPVQKLKREQYAFFDVTGLQPGEYRKLTSVEIKRLKAQDYKLLRRK; encoded by the coding sequence ATGTCTGAAGAAGCACAGCGACTGCAAAAAATTATTGCCCAAGCGGGTCTAGCATCCCGACGGGGCGCCGAAGAATTGATCATCAAAGGACGTGTCCAAGTTAATGGGCAAACTGTTACTGAATTAGGTACAAAAGTTACTGCAAATGATAAAGTACAGGTCGACGGGGCGCCAATTGAAGGGCGTGAGAAGTTAGTTTATTACTTGTTAAATAAGCCTCGTGGGGTTGTGACAACCAATGATGATGAAAAAGGTCGTCGTACGGTGTTGGATATCTTAGAGGATGTGGATCAACGCGTTTATCCAGTTGGCCGTTTAGATTATGATACAACTGGTGTTTTGTTATTAACCAATGATGGTGTAGTTGCCAACCAATTAATGCATCCTAAAACTAAAGTCGATAAGACTTATGTTGCAAAAGTTGAAGGCATTGCAACCGAAGAAAAGTTAGCTCCTTTGAAACGTGGGGTGGTCCTAAAAGGTCGTAAAACTGCTCCAGCTCGCGTTTCCATTGAAAGAATTGAGCCAACAAAGAGAACAAGTATGGTCCGTCTAACTATTCATGAAGGTCGTAATCATCAGGTCAAAAACATGCTCGCGAAGGTTGGCCTACCAGTACAAAAGCTCAAGCGTGAGCAGTATGCCTTTTTTGATGTCACTGGTCTACAGCCGGGCGAGTATCGTAAATTAACAAGCGTAGAGATCAAACGCTTAAAGGCACAAGATTACAAATTGTTGCGTCGTAAGTAA
- the rpsU gene encoding 30S ribosomal protein S21, with amino-acid sequence MAKVIVRKNESLDDALRRFKRGVSKDGTLQEYRKREYYVKPSVARKLKSEAAQKRNKKKGR; translated from the coding sequence ATGGCAAAGGTCATCGTACGTAAGAACGAATCTTTGGATGATGCATTGCGTCGCTTCAAGCGTGGTGTTTCAAAAGACGGTACTCTCCAAGAATACCGTAAGCGCGAATACTATGTTAAGCCTTCAGTTGCTCGTAAATTGAAGTCTGAAGCAGCACAAAAGCGTAACAAGAAGAAGGGTCGTTAA
- the rpsA gene encoding 30S ribosomal protein S1, with the protein MSETNNELLAALESADQIKVGDVVTGEVLAVDNDNQAVIGLHTGEEGVVPAREYSDDRNINLADELKVGDSVEAVVISNVTSDKEGVSYLLSKKRLEARKAWENLSFGEGDTVDAKVINAVRGGLVVDVNGVRGFVPASMVADRFVSDLNQFKNKDIKAQVIEIDAAKARLILSRKAVAAQERAAQLAEAFEKLSVGEVVEGKVARLTDFGAFVDLGGVDGLVHVSEISHDRVKNPADVLTKGETVNVKILALDAEKGRISLSIKATQPGPWDKVAEEAPAGTVLEGTVKRVKDFGAFVEIFPGIEGLVHVSQISHKRIENPSEVLKSGDKVQVQVLDVKPAEERISLSMKALEEKPEREDRGNSKDSSASRADIAAYKQQDDSAATLGDLFDGKF; encoded by the coding sequence ATGAGTGAAACAAACAACGAGCTTTTAGCAGCTCTCGAGAGTGCAGATCAAATTAAGGTAGGAGATGTCGTTACAGGCGAAGTGCTAGCCGTTGATAACGATAACCAAGCAGTTATTGGTTTGCATACCGGTGAAGAAGGAGTTGTGCCAGCGCGTGAGTACTCAGACGATCGTAACATTAATCTGGCAGACGAATTGAAGGTTGGTGACAGTGTTGAAGCTGTTGTCATCTCTAATGTAACAAGCGACAAGGAAGGCGTATCTTACTTGTTGTCAAAGAAGCGTTTAGAAGCACGTAAGGCATGGGAAAACTTGTCATTTGGTGAAGGTGACACAGTTGATGCTAAGGTTATCAATGCCGTACGTGGTGGTTTAGTTGTCGATGTTAATGGTGTTCGTGGCTTTGTACCTGCATCAATGGTCGCTGATCGTTTCGTGTCAGATTTGAACCAGTTTAAGAATAAAGACATTAAAGCACAAGTTATTGAAATTGATGCTGCCAAGGCACGCTTAATCTTGTCACGTAAGGCAGTTGCAGCACAAGAACGTGCAGCACAATTAGCAGAAGCATTTGAAAAGCTATCAGTTGGTGAAGTTGTTGAAGGTAAAGTTGCTCGCTTGACTGACTTCGGAGCATTCGTTGACTTGGGTGGCGTTGATGGCTTAGTACACGTTTCAGAAATTTCTCATGATCGTGTTAAGAATCCTGCTGATGTTTTGACAAAGGGTGAAACAGTTAACGTTAAAATTTTAGCCTTGGATGCTGAAAAGGGACGTATTTCATTGTCAATCAAGGCTACACAACCTGGACCTTGGGATAAGGTTGCTGAAGAAGCTCCTGCCGGAACAGTTCTTGAAGGAACTGTTAAGCGTGTAAAAGACTTCGGAGCATTCGTTGAAATCTTCCCTGGTATCGAAGGATTAGTTCACGTGTCACAAATTTCACACAAGCGTATCGAAAACCCTTCAGAAGTTTTGAAGTCAGGCGACAAAGTTCAAGTTCAAGTTTTGGACGTTAAGCCTGCCGAAGAACGCATTTCATTGTCAATGAAGGCACTGGAAGAAAAGCCAGAACGTGAAGATCGTGGAAATTCAAAGGATAGCTCAGCATCACGTGCAGATATTGCTGCTTATAAGCAACAAGATGATTCAGCTGCAACATTGGGCGACCTCTTTGATGGTAAGTTCTAA
- the cmk gene encoding (d)CMP kinase → MMTNFQVAIDGPASAGKSTIAKILATKLNFVYVDTGAMYRTITLAAKKNGIAYNDEEKIKKLLSQTKIRFEPGTPVQRVFLNDTDVTDEIRSAEVTNNVSVVASFADVRSNLVNRQREIANSNSVIMDGRDIGTTVLPEADIKIFLVASVDERAQRRYKENVAKGITTDLETLKHEIEARDYKDSHRQISPLIQAKDAILVDTTGKSIDEVVSKIANIIENKISF, encoded by the coding sequence ATTATGACGAATTTTCAAGTTGCCATTGATGGCCCAGCTTCTGCCGGTAAGTCTACTATTGCCAAAATTTTAGCAACAAAGCTAAATTTTGTGTATGTTGACACAGGTGCAATGTACAGAACAATAACTTTAGCTGCAAAAAAGAACGGCATTGCTTATAATGATGAAGAAAAAATAAAAAAATTATTGTCGCAAACGAAAATACGCTTTGAACCTGGTACACCAGTTCAACGTGTATTTTTGAATGATACCGATGTCACGGACGAAATTCGTTCCGCTGAAGTGACAAACAATGTATCTGTAGTGGCTTCCTTTGCGGATGTACGTTCTAACTTAGTCAATCGTCAACGCGAAATAGCTAATAGTAACAGTGTGATTATGGACGGCCGTGATATTGGCACAACTGTGTTACCAGAAGCAGATATCAAAATTTTTCTTGTAGCAAGTGTTGATGAACGTGCCCAACGACGTTATAAAGAAAATGTTGCTAAAGGAATAACTACTGATCTCGAAACATTGAAGCACGAAATTGAAGCACGAGATTACAAAGATTCTCATCGTCAAATTAGTCCACTGATACAAGCGAAGGACGCTATTTTAGTGGATACAACAGGAAAAAGTATTGACGAAGTTGTGTCTAAAATAGCCAATATTATTGAAAATAAAATTAGTTTTTAA
- the scpB gene encoding SMC-Scp complex subunit ScpB produces the protein MNNLSQIEALLFVSGDEGISMKNMSIITGFDRSAIQGLLEELVVKYDTDLSSALQIRESDDVYRLVTKPELGGTVKQYFDSPVNATLSQAQLETLVIVAYKQPITRVEIDTIRGVQSSGTLQKLALRQLVHEVGRKDEPGRPIMFGTTDEFLDYFGLKSIEELPPLPDFNMLELGDDIDGELFTSAFDVHQSESEKENV, from the coding sequence ATGAATAATTTAAGTCAAATAGAAGCACTATTGTTCGTATCTGGCGATGAGGGCATTTCCATGAAAAATATGAGCATTATCACTGGATTTGACCGTTCAGCAATACAAGGATTGCTTGAAGAACTTGTGGTAAAGTATGATACTGATTTAAGCAGTGCATTACAAATTCGTGAAAGTGACGATGTGTATCGCCTAGTGACTAAACCGGAACTTGGTGGCACAGTAAAACAGTATTTTGATTCACCCGTAAATGCAACATTATCGCAAGCACAACTCGAAACACTGGTTATTGTCGCTTATAAGCAACCAATTACACGTGTTGAAATTGATACAATTCGTGGTGTGCAATCCTCAGGGACTTTACAGAAGCTAGCATTAAGGCAACTAGTCCACGAAGTTGGCAGAAAAGACGAACCAGGACGTCCCATCATGTTTGGTACTACCGATGAATTTTTGGACTATTTTGGTTTGAAAAGTATTGAAGAACTACCTCCGTTACCTGATTTTAATATGTTAGAGTTAGGTGATGATATTGATGGAGAATTATTTACGAGTGCATTTGATGTACATCAATCAGAAAGTGAAAAAGAAAATGTCTGA
- a CDS encoding GatB/YqeY domain-containing protein: MSLLEELNNDMKQAMKDKNKDILSVIRMVKSTVMNEQINLGHDLTKEEELTVLSREVKQRQDSLTEFEKGNREDLAAGIRAELAVLAKYLPEPLSDEGVIELVKDAIQKTGATSPKDMGKVMGIVTPQVKGRADGKFVANQVKNLLKG; the protein is encoded by the coding sequence ATGAGTTTATTAGAAGAGTTAAATAATGATATGAAGCAGGCTATGAAAGACAAAAACAAGGATATTTTGTCAGTGATTCGCATGGTTAAATCAACGGTTATGAACGAGCAGATTAATTTAGGCCATGATTTAACAAAGGAAGAAGAATTAACAGTCCTCTCACGTGAAGTTAAACAGCGCCAAGATTCGTTGACAGAGTTTGAGAAAGGCAATCGAGAAGATTTAGCTGCTGGTATTCGCGCAGAGCTAGCTGTTTTAGCAAAGTATTTGCCAGAACCTTTGAGTGACGAAGGAGTTATTGAATTGGTGAAGGACGCAATCCAAAAGACCGGCGCTACATCTCCAAAAGATATGGGTAAAGTGATGGGTATTGTCACACCTCAAGTCAAAGGAAGGGCTGACGGTAAATTTGTTGCTAATCAAGTGAAAAATCTGTTAAAAGGTTAA
- the der gene encoding ribosome biogenesis GTPase Der, translated as MSAPIVAIVGRPNVGKSTIFNRMAGERIAIVEDMPGVTRDRLYAPAEWLNYEFRMIDTGGIEIGDAPFLAEIRGQVELAINEADVIVMVVSGREGLTEADEVVARMLYKSDKPVVLAVNKVDNPEMRHDIYDFYALGLGDPFPVSGSHGLGLGDLLDEIVKHFPDEAAEQEDEAIRFSIIGRPNVGKSSIVNAMLGEKRVIVSDIEGTTRDAIDTRFVTEEGDEFVMVDTAGMRKRGKIYENTEKYSVMRAMKAIDDSNVILMVIDAEAGIREQDKHVAGFAHEAGRAMIIVVNKWDAIEKNDRTMSDFENLIREEFKFLDYAPIVFVSAKTGQRLDRLPQMVKDVDDNHRKRITSSTLNDVIMDAIAINPTPSDNGRRLRVYYATQVATQPPTFVIFVNDVELMHFSYERFLENKIRESFDFTGTPIKLIVRARK; from the coding sequence ATGTCAGCACCAATAGTAGCAATTGTCGGTCGACCAAACGTTGGTAAATCAACTATTTTCAACCGTATGGCGGGAGAAAGAATTGCGATCGTTGAAGACATGCCCGGTGTCACGCGAGATCGCTTGTATGCACCAGCTGAATGGTTAAATTATGAATTTCGAATGATTGATACCGGTGGTATTGAAATCGGCGATGCACCGTTTTTAGCGGAAATACGTGGACAGGTAGAATTAGCAATTAATGAAGCTGATGTTATTGTGATGGTTGTTTCCGGCCGAGAAGGATTAACTGAGGCTGATGAAGTAGTTGCACGTATGCTATACAAATCTGATAAGCCTGTTGTTCTGGCTGTCAACAAAGTAGATAATCCTGAAATGCGCCATGATATCTATGATTTTTATGCACTAGGTCTGGGGGATCCATTCCCAGTATCTGGATCACACGGTTTGGGCTTAGGTGATTTACTTGATGAAATCGTAAAGCATTTTCCTGATGAAGCTGCCGAACAAGAAGACGAAGCGATTCGTTTTAGTATAATTGGCCGTCCAAATGTTGGTAAATCATCAATTGTCAACGCTATGCTTGGTGAAAAACGTGTGATCGTTTCTGATATTGAAGGGACCACGCGTGACGCTATTGATACACGATTTGTGACTGAAGAGGGTGACGAATTTGTGATGGTTGATACAGCCGGTATGCGTAAGCGCGGGAAAATCTATGAGAATACTGAAAAGTATTCCGTGATGCGTGCTATGAAAGCGATTGACGATAGCAACGTTATTCTGATGGTTATTGATGCGGAAGCAGGAATTAGAGAACAAGATAAACACGTGGCTGGATTTGCTCATGAAGCTGGGCGAGCAATGATTATTGTTGTCAATAAATGGGATGCGATTGAAAAGAATGATCGAACAATGTCTGATTTTGAGAATCTAATTCGTGAAGAATTTAAATTCTTAGATTATGCACCAATTGTGTTTGTTTCTGCCAAGACAGGGCAACGTTTAGATAGATTACCACAAATGGTTAAAGATGTTGATGATAATCATCGTAAGCGTATAACATCTTCAACATTAAATGATGTCATTATGGATGCTATTGCAATAAATCCAACACCTTCGGATAATGGTCGTCGTTTACGTGTATATTATGCGACACAAGTCGCAACGCAACCACCAACATTTGTCATATTTGTTAATGATGTCGAACTCATGCATTTTTCATACGAACGATTCTTAGAAAATAAAATTCGAGAATCATTTGACTTTACTGGTACGCCAATCAAACTCATTGTTCGTGCACGAAAGTAA
- a CDS encoding CvfB family protein, producing MNPKVGTIIKANVTDENEKYFFAQVDGFTYEIDKTELEKPLKIGGFVTGFAYENEGHKLQITKKTPTVQKLVYGWGTVVANRHDLGVFVSIGLPNKDIVVSLDDLPTISTLWPQKGDKLMIAIKEDHKGRLWGEIAQQHIINAVSRRAPESIKSTTVKATVYRNKMAGTLVITDEYYLGFIHPSQRDDEPRLGQVVDARVIGVRDDGTLNLSLKPLAYKTMDEDAQFLLLQLQRRADHFLPFNDKSNPEAIKRQFGFSKSQFKRALGHLYKDRLIEQIDDGIKLVEK from the coding sequence ATGAATCCAAAAGTTGGAACAATAATTAAAGCAAACGTTACTGATGAAAATGAGAAATATTTCTTTGCACAAGTCGATGGCTTTACATATGAAATTGACAAGACAGAACTTGAGAAGCCACTCAAAATCGGCGGATTTGTGACCGGATTTGCATATGAAAATGAAGGACACAAATTACAAATCACCAAGAAAACACCTACTGTACAGAAATTAGTATACGGTTGGGGAACAGTCGTAGCGAATCGACATGATTTGGGCGTCTTTGTTTCAATCGGTTTGCCGAATAAGGATATCGTTGTTTCTCTTGATGATCTACCAACGATTTCAACACTTTGGCCACAAAAAGGCGATAAGTTGATGATTGCTATTAAAGAAGATCATAAAGGGCGTTTGTGGGGCGAAATAGCACAACAGCATATTATTAATGCTGTATCACGTCGTGCACCGGAAAGTATTAAGTCGACCACAGTTAAGGCTACAGTTTATCGTAACAAAATGGCAGGTACTTTGGTTATTACTGATGAATATTACCTTGGTTTTATTCATCCTTCGCAACGTGACGATGAGCCACGTTTAGGACAAGTTGTTGATGCACGTGTTATTGGCGTCCGTGATGATGGCACATTAAATCTATCACTGAAGCCTTTGGCCTATAAGACAATGGATGAGGATGCACAATTCTTATTGTTGCAATTGCAACGACGGGCAGATCATTTCTTACCATTCAATGATAAAAGTAACCCAGAGGCTATTAAGCGTCAATTTGGATTTAGTAAGAGTCAGTTCAAACGAGCCTTGGGTCATTTATACAAGGATAGACTCATTGAACAAATTGACGATGGCATAAAATTAGTTGAGAAATGA
- a CDS encoding riboflavin biosynthesis protein RibT, translating to MLTQSRQSDEKTIMGILSLLPGLREISHLNAEIAWYHDNEARSLYVWQKESQGQVLGVLGVEIYNNNIAIIRHVALTPESRSVRNYFDMISDYQAQHPETFLMGTLDNQKLINKWRKATSRKTV from the coding sequence ATGTTGACACAATCAAGACAATCAGATGAAAAAACAATTATGGGTATTTTATCGTTGCTGCCAGGCCTACGTGAAATATCTCATTTAAATGCGGAAATAGCATGGTATCATGATAATGAAGCAAGATCTTTATATGTTTGGCAAAAAGAGTCCCAAGGACAAGTACTTGGTGTTCTAGGTGTTGAGATCTACAATAACAATATTGCTATAATTCGTCATGTTGCCTTGACCCCAGAGTCACGCAGTGTCAGAAACTACTTTGACATGATTTCTGATTATCAAGCGCAACATCCTGAAACCTTTTTAATGGGTACCTTGGATAATCAAAAGTTAATTAACAAATGGAGAAAAGCAACATCGCGCAAAACGGTCTAA
- the xerD gene encoding site-specific tyrosine recombinase XerD, producing the protein MMQEIDNAVVDYLHYIRIERGLSENTIKSYHQDLVQFGEYLNSEKLVLDQVDHIVILSWLNQLRDLGKSNSSVIRMVTTLRNFFGYLVREKVVAHNPMSDVRPPKKAEHLPAVLSIEEIDRLLQVPIEDTPLGLRNRTLLEVMYATGLRVSELVNLKMSDLHLQLGLIQTLGKGDKERIIPIGEIAIDWLTRYFNESRTVLLKDKESPYVFLNDRGNQISRQGIWKIIKKLVTTAGITKDVSPHTLRHSFATHILENGADLRIVQELLGHADISTTQIYTHISKKRLSEVYDEYHPRA; encoded by the coding sequence ATGATGCAAGAAATTGACAATGCGGTAGTAGACTATCTACACTATATTCGAATTGAACGTGGTTTATCTGAAAACACAATTAAGAGTTACCACCAAGATTTGGTACAATTTGGTGAGTATCTAAATAGTGAAAAACTGGTGCTTGATCAAGTTGATCATATTGTTATCTTGTCATGGTTGAATCAACTCAGAGATCTAGGCAAATCCAATAGCTCAGTGATTAGAATGGTTACAACATTGCGCAACTTTTTTGGCTATTTAGTGCGAGAAAAAGTCGTCGCTCATAATCCAATGAGTGATGTTCGCCCGCCCAAAAAAGCGGAGCACCTACCAGCAGTTTTGAGCATCGAAGAAATTGACCGTTTATTACAAGTACCGATAGAAGATACACCGCTTGGTCTTCGAAATAGAACATTGTTAGAAGTTATGTACGCAACTGGATTGCGTGTCAGTGAATTGGTTAATTTAAAAATGAGTGACCTTCATTTGCAATTAGGACTGATTCAAACGCTTGGAAAAGGTGACAAAGAACGTATTATTCCAATTGGAGAAATTGCGATTGATTGGCTGACTCGATATTTTAATGAAAGCCGTACCGTTTTACTTAAAGACAAAGAATCTCCTTATGTTTTCTTAAACGATCGTGGAAATCAAATTTCACGACAGGGCATATGGAAGATTATAAAAAAGTTAGTAACAACTGCTGGAATAACTAAAGATGTTTCTCCCCATACACTTCGTCATTCTTTTGCTACTCATATTTTAGAAAACGGCGCCGATTTGCGTATAGTTCAAGAATTATTGGGACATGCGGATATTTCGACAACGCAAATTTATACCCATATTTCGAAAAAAAGACTTAGTGAAGTGTATGATGAATACCACCCCAGAGCGTAA
- a CDS encoding HU family DNA-binding protein, whose amino-acid sequence MANKQELVDSVAKATGLTKKDATASVDAVFASIEEALKNGEKVQLIGFGNFEVRDRAARKGRNPQTGEEIQIAASKVPAFKPGKALKDAVK is encoded by the coding sequence ATGGCTAACAAGCAAGAATTAGTAGATTCAGTTGCTAAGGCAACAGGTTTGACAAAGAAGGATGCTACTGCATCAGTTGACGCAGTTTTTGCATCAATCGAAGAAGCATTGAAGAACGGTGAAAAGGTTCAATTGATCGGCTTTGGTAACTTTGAAGTTCGTGATCGTGCTGCTCGTAAGGGCCGTAACCCACAAACTGGTGAAGAAATTCAAATTGCTGCCTCAAAGGTACCTGCATTTAAGCCAGGTAAAGCTTTGAAGGATGCCGTTAAGTAA
- a CDS encoding segregation and condensation protein A, with product MEKSNIAQNGLTIKLSDFEGPIDLLLHLIKKSEMNIFDLQIADITSQYLDFIHAQQAMQLDVASEYLVMAATLVKIKSADLLPEEEPDDYAVDEEYADPREELMLQLLTYKQFQVASESLREREQLKQQSFPRTQMKAPDNLEQPITLAPGLSLGDLQTAFAQLLRRKKQEKPIRRHVTAETYSLKEAVNNINKHFLQHQTGEMIPFASFFDDIYEREHLVVTFLALLEMAKDKRLKLHQEHQQQEIYVEIEAFGEDE from the coding sequence ATGGAGAAAAGCAACATCGCGCAAAACGGTCTAACAATTAAATTAAGTGACTTTGAAGGGCCAATCGATCTGTTATTACACTTAATTAAGAAATCCGAGATGAATATCTTTGATTTACAAATTGCTGACATTACATCTCAGTATTTAGATTTTATTCATGCACAACAGGCTATGCAGCTTGATGTAGCAAGTGAATATTTAGTGATGGCTGCTACTTTAGTTAAGATAAAGTCCGCTGATTTGTTACCAGAAGAAGAGCCAGATGATTATGCCGTAGATGAAGAGTATGCGGATCCACGTGAAGAGTTGATGCTACAATTATTGACCTACAAACAATTTCAAGTGGCAAGCGAATCTTTGCGTGAACGTGAACAATTAAAACAACAATCCTTTCCACGTACTCAAATGAAGGCTCCTGATAATTTGGAACAACCCATAACTTTAGCTCCTGGTTTATCGTTAGGGGATTTACAAACAGCTTTTGCTCAACTATTGCGGCGAAAAAAGCAGGAAAAACCTATCAGAAGGCATGTTACTGCGGAAACATATTCTCTTAAGGAAGCTGTTAATAACATCAATAAACATTTTTTGCAGCATCAAACGGGTGAGATGATTCCATTTGCTTCTTTTTTTGATGATATTTACGAGCGGGAACATTTGGTAGTCACTTTTTTGGCGTTATTAGAAATGGCCAAAGATAAAAGATTAAAATTACACCAAGAACACCAACAACAAGAAATTTATGTAGAAATTGAGGCGTTTGGCGAAGATGAATAA
- a CDS encoding ECF transporter S component: MSIVPVTRVQRTTLIAILSAVSFGLMLFPQVPIIPSADFLKLDFSIVPVVIGLYWLNYSASLWIILIRTLLKLILANEGVNTYLGLPVNLLVVLAFVTVLKITMSNLEQYSSWQKKIIPLTSSTFVMTIVAIVINWFVAIPLYARFANFDIAKFIGLKNYFIGMVLPFNLIEGIIWFVVSMIILRAIQPLQRRFHS, encoded by the coding sequence ATGTCAATTGTTCCTGTAACGCGAGTGCAACGTACTACATTAATTGCAATACTAAGCGCTGTTTCATTTGGTTTGATGCTGTTTCCCCAAGTGCCAATCATTCCTAGTGCCGATTTTTTAAAACTAGATTTTTCAATCGTACCAGTTGTCATTGGCTTATATTGGTTAAATTATTCTGCTTCGCTATGGATTATTTTAATCCGTACCTTGCTAAAGTTAATTTTGGCAAATGAGGGGGTCAACACTTATTTAGGATTACCGGTTAATTTATTGGTTGTGTTAGCTTTTGTCACAGTTTTAAAAATTACAATGTCTAATCTGGAGCAGTATAGTAGTTGGCAAAAAAAAATCATACCGTTAACGAGCAGCACGTTTGTCATGACAATTGTTGCGATTGTCATCAATTGGTTTGTAGCTATACCCTTGTATGCGAGATTTGCTAATTTCGATATTGCTAAATTCATTGGTTTAAAAAACTATTTTATCGGAATGGTATTACCGTTTAATCTTATTGAGGGTATTATATGGTTTGTCGTGAGTATGATCATATTAAGGGCAATACAGCCATTACAGAGAAGGTTTCATTCTTAA